From one Lycium barbarum isolate Lr01 chromosome 6, ASM1917538v2, whole genome shotgun sequence genomic stretch:
- the LOC132598809 gene encoding ABC transporter G family member 1, whose amino-acid sequence MPNQGPNSSVVELSEIVPQTGEVFLAWEDLWVTASSLKGGNKTILKGLTGYARPGELLAIMGPSGCGKSTLLESISGRLGSSTRQSGDIYINGRKQTLAYGTSAYVTQEDTLIATLTVKEAVYYSAELQLPNSMPKSEKKQIADMTMKEMGLQDATETRIGGWSGKGISGGQKRRVSICLEILTRPKLLFLDEPTSGLDSAASYYVMKTIASQCQGRTIIASIHQPSTEVFSLFHSLCLLSSGRTVYFGPASAAIEFFALSGYPCPTLQNPSDHFLRTINSDFDQDIEEGPTRRKSTEEVINILIKSYQASDMYEAVQSEVAEICQQEGEVLEKRNHASFTTQSLVLTRRSFLNMSRDLGYYWLRLAVYIVIAVGLGTIYYDVGFSIASIQARGSMLMFVASFITFMAIGGFPSFVEDLKVFHREKLNGHYGSGSFVIANTLSALPYLLLVSFIPGAITYFLTGLQNGFENFICFALVLFTCMMLVESLMMIVASIVPNFLMGLITGAGIQGIMILSGGFFRLPNDLPNLFWKYPLHYIAFHKYAYEGLFKNEFEGLKIHGEHTGKVHLISGEDILRNTWKMDMDYSKWVDLAILLGMLVLYKLLFLLFAKADEKVKPTIRAFMSTSPKQINLAERPLDVVAA is encoded by the exons ATGCCAAATCAAGGGCCAAATAGTAGTGTTGTCGAGTTATCTGAAATTGTACCACAAACTGGCGAAGTTTTCTTGGCATGGGAAGATCTGTGGGTGACGGCTTCAAGCTTGAAAGGTGGCAATAAAACCATTCTTAAAGGCTTAACAGGCTATGCAAGGCCTGGTGAGCTCTTGGCTATCATGGGCCCTTCTGGCTGTGGCAAATCAACACTTCTCGAGTCAATATCAG GGAGATTAGGATCGAGCACAAGGCAGAGTGGAGATATTTATATCAATGGCCGCAAACAGACACTGGCATATGGAACATCT GCCTATGTGACTCAAGAAGATACTCTAATTGCAACTCTCACAGTAAAAGAAGCCGTATACTATTCTGCGGAACTGCAACTACCGAATTCCATGCCAAAATCAGAGAAAAAACAAATAGCAGACATGACTATGAAGGAAATGGGGTTGCAAGATGCCACGGAAACAAGAATTGGAGGATGGAGCGGGAAAGGAATAAGCGGAGGACAGAAGAGGAGAGTCAGCATATGCTTGGAGATATTAACGCGCCCAAAACTTCTCTTTCTTGATGAGCCAACTAGTGGACTTGATAGCGCAGCATCTTATTATGTCATGAAAACAATTGCAAGTCAATGCCAGGGGAGAACCATTATTGCCTCAATTCATCAACCTAGTACTGAAGTTTTCAGTCTGTTTCATTCATTATGTCTTTTGTCTTCTGGAAGAACTGTGTACTTTGGACCTGCTAGTGCAGCAATAGAG TTTTTCGCATTGAGTGGTTATCCTTGTCCGACGCTCCAGAATCcatctgatcattttctcagaaCAATAAACAGTGATTTTGATCAA GACATCGAAGAAGGTCCAACTCGGAGGAAATCAACAGAAGAGGTGATTAACATCCTGATAAAGTCATACCAAGCTTCCGATATGTACGAAGCAGTTCAAAGTGAAGTTGCTGAAATCTGCCAACAG GAAGGTGAAGTACTGGAGAAAAGAAACCATGCCAGCTTCACAACCCAAAGCCTTGTTTTGACAAGAAGATCATTCCTGAACATGTCCCGTGATCTTGGCTACTACTGGCTACGCTTAGCTGTTTATATTGTAATAGCTGTAGGTCTTGGCACTATCTACTATGATGTTGGATTTTCTATTGCTTCGATTCAG GCAAGAGGTTCCATGCTTATGTTTGTGGCATCATTCATCACTTTTATGGCAATTGGTGGATTCCCCTCTTTTGTGGAAGACCTCAAG gtattTCACCGCGAAAAACTAAATGGTCACTATGGCTCTGGTTCTTTTGTCATTGCCAATACACTTTCTGCTCTGCCATACTTGCTACTGGTATCCTTTATCCCAGGAGCTATCACTTATTTTCTGACCGGACTACAAAATGGATTTGAAAATTTCATCTGCTTTGCACTAGTCCTCTTCACCTGTATGATGTTAGTTGAGAGCCTGATGATGATTGTAGCAAGCATTGTGCCTAATTTCCTCATGGGATTAATAACTGGAGCAGGAATACAAGGAATTATGATACTAAGCGGTGGGTTCTTTCGATTACCAAATGATTTGCCTAACTTATTCTGGAAGTATCCTTTACACTATATCGCATTTCATAAGTATGCTTATGAAGGGCTGTTCAAGAACGAGTTTGAAGGACTAAAAATTCATGGCGAGCACACGGGTAAAGTTCATTTGATAAGTGGGGAAGATATTCTGAGAAATACATGGAAAATGGATATGGATTACTCAAAGTGGGTGGATCTTGCCATTTTACTGGGGATGCTAGTTTTGTACAAGTTGTTGTTCTTGCTGTTTGCCAAGGCTGATGAAAAGGTTAAGCCAACTATAAGAGCATTCATGTCTACCTCGCCTAAACAAATCAATTTGGCAGAAAGACCTTTGGATGTAGTTGCTGCCTAA